One Felis catus isolate Fca126 chromosome D2, F.catus_Fca126_mat1.0, whole genome shotgun sequence DNA window includes the following coding sequences:
- the CDHR1 gene encoding cadherin-related family member 1, whose amino-acid sequence MRRGPRAALALGLLRLWLAQANFAPHFFDNGVGSTNGNMALFSLPEDTPVGSHVYTLNGTDPEGDPISYHISFDPSARSVFSVDPNFGNITLVEELDREREDEIEAIISISDGLNLVAEKVTILVTDANDEAPSFIQEPYIVQVPEDIPTGSSIIKVHAVDKDTGSGGSVTYFLQNMHATKFAMDRHSGVLRLRAGATLDYEKAQAHFVTVVAKDGGGRLRGADVVLSATTTVTVNVEDVQDMAPVFVGTPYYGYVYEDTLPGSEVLMVVAMDGDRGKPNQILYSLLNGSDGAFEINETSGVISVMQSPAQLRREVYELHVQVTEVSSAGIPAAQAMVPVTIRIVDLNNHPPTFYGESGPQNRFELSMYEHPPQGEILRGLKITVNDSDQGANAKFNLRLVGPGGIFRVVPLTVLNEAQVTIIVENSAAIDYEKFKVLTFKLLAIEVNTPEKFSSTADVVIQLLDTNDNVPKFTSHYYIARIPENAPGGSNVVAVTAVDPDTGPWGEVKYSIYGSGADPFLIHPSTGIIYTQPWASLDAEATARYNFYVKAEDMEGKYSLAEVFVTLLDVNDHYPQFGKSFQEKTMVLGTPVKIEATDQDADEPNNLVDYSITHAEPTNVFDIDTHTGEIHLKNSIRSLDALHNITPGGDFTWSLEVQAKDRGSPSFSTTALLKIDITDTEMLSRSPMAAFLMQTKDNPMKAVGVLAGIMAIIVAITVLISTATFWRNKKSNKVLPVRRVLRKRPSPAPRAVRIEWLKFRRTKAAAKFVLKEDPPNENCNNNSLGNTLPPKAPAPPPPPTMAPNMGTAHWTVPTVSGSLTPQQPQRSPKPKVGSPIQSALVSELRQKFEKKSVGNKAYF is encoded by the exons ATGAGGCGCGGCCCGCGGGCCGCCCTGGCGCTGGGGCTGCTGCGCCTCTGGCTGG CCCAGGCCAATTTTGCCCCGCACTTCTTCGACAACGGGGTGGGCAGCACCAACGGAAACATGGCCCTGTTCAGCCTCCCGGAGGACACCCCTGTAG GTTCTCATGTATACACCCTAAACGGGACAGACCCTGAGGGAGACCCCATCTCCTACCACATCAGCTTTGACCCCAGCGCTAGAAGCGTCTTTTCTGTTGACCCCAATTTTGGAAATATCACCTTGGTTGAAGAGCTGGACAGAGAG AGAGAGGATGAGATTGAAGCCATCATCAGCATTTCTGACGGCCTGAATCTG GTGGCAGAAAAAGTCACCATCCTGGTGACTGATGCCAATGACGAGGCCCCCAGTTTCATCCAGGAGCCCTACATTGTCCAGGTTCCTGAG GACATACCTACTGGGAGCAGTATCATTAAGGTCCATGCGGTAGACAAGGACACAGGTTCTGGAGGGAGTGTCACCTACTTCTTGCAG AATATGCACGCCACCAAATTTGCCATGGACCGCCACAGCGGTGTGCTGCGCCTCCGGGCTGGGGCCACCCTGGACTACGAGAAGGCCCAAGCCCATTTTGTCACCGTGGTTGCCAAG gATGGTGGAGGGAGGCTTCGAGGGGCTGATGTGGTGTTGTCAGCCACCACCACGGTCACAGTCAATGTGGAGGACGTGCAGGACATGGCCCCTGTCTTCGTGGGCACACCCTACTACGGCTATGTGTATGAGGACACCCTTCCG GGCTCGGAGGTACTGATGGTGGTTGCCATGGATGGAGATCGGGGCAAACCCAACCAAATTCTTTACAGCCTCTTGAATG GGAGTGACGGAGCCTTTGAAATTAATGAGACGTCTGGAGTCATCTCCGTCATGCAGAGTCCTGCCCAGCTCAGGAGGGAGGTGTATGAGCTGCATGTACAG GTGACTGAGGTCAGCTCTGCAGGGATCCCAGCTGCCCAGGCCATGGTCCCAGTCACCATCAGGATCGTGGACCTCAACAACCATCCGCCTACGTTCTATGGAGAGAGTGGACCCCAGAACAGATTTGAGCTGTCTATGTATGAACACCCACCTCAGGGAGAGATCCTGCGGGGCCTTAAGATCACTGTCAACGACTCAGACCAG GGAGCCAATGCCAAATTCAACCTGCGGCTGGTGGGACCTGGGGGCATCTTCCGAGTGGTCCCACTGACAGTCCTGAATGAAGCCCAAGTCACTATCATTGTGGAGAACTCAGCTGCCATTGACTATGAAAAGTTTAAAGTGCTAACCTTCAAG ctCCTGGCCATTGAAGTGAACACTCCGGAGAAATTCAGCTCTACAGCAGATGTTGTGATCCAGCTCCTGGACACCAACGACAATGTCCCCAAGTTTACCTCCCACTACTACATTGCCAGGATCCCTGAGAATGCCCCAGGGGGCTCCAACGTGGTGGCTGTCACA GCTGTAGATCCAGACACAGGTCCGTGGGGTGAAGTCAAATACTCCATCTATGGGTCTGGGGCAGACCC CTTCCTGATCCACCCATCCACCGGGATCATCTACACCCAGCCCTGGGCCAGCCTGGATGCTGAGGCCACTGCCAGGTACAACTTTTATGTGAAGGCAGAGGACATGGAGGGCAAATACAGTCTGGCCGAGGTGTTTGTCACTCTGCTGGATGTCAATGACCACTACCCTCAGTTTGGAAAGAGTTTCCAGGAGAAGACCATGGTGCTGGGGACCCCAGTGAAAATTGAG GCCACGGACCAGGATGCAGATGAGCCCAACAACCTGGTGGACTATTCCATCACCCACGCGGAGCCAACCAACGTGTTCGACATTGACACCCACACAGGGGAGATCCATCTCAAGAACTCCATCCGCTCCCTTGATGCCCTGCACAACATTACACCTGGTGGGGACTTCACGTGGTCCCTAGAGGTGCAGGCCAAGGACCGTGGCTCCCCATCCTTCAGCACCACGGCCTTACTCAAGATTGACATCACAGACACAGAG ATGCTGTCTCGGAGCCCCATGGCCGCCTTCCTGATGCAGACCAAAGACAACCCCATGAAGGCTGTGGGTGTCCTGGCTGGCATCATGGCCATCATTGTGGCCATAACAGTTCTCATCTCCACCGCCACCTTCTGGCGCAATAAGAAGTCTAACAAGGTCCTGCCAGTGCGGCGCGTGCTCCGTAAGCGGCCCAGCCCAGCACCCCGTGCCGTCCGCATCGAATGGCTCAAGTTCAGAAGGACCAAGGCTGCTGCCAAGTTTGTGCTCAAAGAGGATCCTCCCAATGAGAACTGCAACAACAAC